One window of the Camelina sativa cultivar DH55 chromosome 1, Cs, whole genome shotgun sequence genome contains the following:
- the LOC104788892 gene encoding protein ECERIFERUM 26-like: MGRVQEEGRGPVHGFRLSTVSSSRPTETGTTHELTGLDLAMKLHYLKVVYIYSAETASDLTVMNVKAPLFPVFDQISWITGRLRRHESGRPYIKCNDCGTRFVESHCDLTVDEWLRVPDRSVDESLVYHQPVGPEMAFSPLIYIQMTRFSCGGLALGLSWAHIMGDPLSLSHVFNLWARAYVGEKIHCPKTSELERVFQNPNSTGKEPESIKRVDPVGDLWVAPGNNKMTTFSFNLTVNEIKSHFPATGENEFEILSGIIWKCIAKARGESAPVTITVIKSDPNGLKPRAVRNSQMISSVHVDFSVAEASLEEIVKSIGETNDERFGIDETVDDVTDFIVYGTNLTFVDLSGVDFYEAKVMGKSPESVYCNVQGIGDGGVVVVMPGGVEEEERAVTVTLSDDEIEKVKCEMNKCGLITVLVVANGE; the protein is encoded by the exons ATGGGTCGAGTTCAAGAAGAGGGAAGGGGTCCGGTTCATGGCTTCCGGTTATCGACCGTGAGTTCGTCCCGGCCAACAGAGACCGGTACCACTCACGAGCTCACCGGTTTAGACCTCGCCATGAAGCTCCACTACTTAAAGGTGGTTTACATTTACTCTGCCGAGACAGCAAGTGACTTGACCGTGATGAACGTCAAAGCCCCCTTGTTTCCAGTGTTCGATCAGATCTCATGGATCACTGGCAGGTTAAGGCGGCACGAATCGGGACGCCCGTACATAAAGTGCAACGACTGCGGCACACGTTTCGTGGAAAGTCATTGTGATCTCACAGTGGACGAGTGGCTCCGTGTACCGGACCGGTCCGTTGATGAGTCCTTGGTTTACCATCAACCTGTTGGACCAGAAATGGCATTCTCTCCTTTGATTTATATTCAG ATGACCCGGTTTAGCTGCGGTGGATTAGCTTTAGGCTTGAGCTGGGCTCATATTATGGGAGATCCATTATCGCTTTCTCATGTCTTCAACTTATGGGCTCGGGCTTATGTTGGTGAGAAGATCCACTGTCCCAAAACCTCTGAGTTAGAAAGAGTGTTTCAAAACCCGAACTCAACGGGCAAAGAACCGGAATCAATCAAACGGGTTGACCCGGTTGGGGATCTATGGGTCGCTCCAGGTAACAACAAAATGACAACATTCTCCTTCAATTTAACGGTTAACGAGATTAAATCACATTTTCCGGCGACCGGAGAAAACGAATTCGAGATTCTCAGCGGGATCATATGGAAATGTATAGCCAAAGCGAGAGGAGAATCAGCTCCGGTTACGATTACGGTTATCAAATCGGATCCGAACGGGTTAAAACCCAGAGCGGTGAGAAACAGTCAGATGATAAGTTCCGTTCACGTCGATTTCTCGGTGGCGGAGGCGAGTTTGGAAGAGATTGTGAAATCGATCGGTGAAACGAATGACGAGAGGTTTGGGATCGATGAGACTGTTGACGATGTTACGGATTTTATTGTTTACGGAACGAATTTGACATTTGTGGATCTGAGCGGAGTTGATTTTTACGAGGCGAAAGTTATGGGGAAGTCGCCGGAATCGGTTTATTGTAATGTTCAGGGAATAGGTGACGGTGGAGTGGTGGTGGTTATGCCGGGGGgtgtggaggaggaagagagggcTGTGACGGTGACGTTATCGGATGATGAGATTGAGAAGGTGAAATGTGAAATGAACAAGTGTGGATTGATCACGGTGTTAGTTGTAGCTAACGGTGAatga